AATATATTAAAACTGAAATGCTGTGCACTATTCATCTCAACGTGTTTGCAGCCGGGATGGTGAGGCTCGGTTCACGTGCTACTGCGGGTTTCAGACAGCAATATATCAGAGGGTTTGGAGAAGCAAGTGAAAGATTAGATGATTGTGAACGGACATTGTGTTTACAACATGGGAACTGCCAGGCTTTGGaggaattgggcttgtttttctgAGTCGCGGGTTGTGTGATTTAggtgtcatattttctacatataTCCAagctaacaaaaaataataataaaaaaaaaatcgtcatgtgttttattttattaactccCTTTTGCAGCAGATATGATGGTTTGTAATAGCAGtgataagaaaacaaaaaaaacaccttaacaaTTATGAAACTACCGATGAGAAAATGCAGCCTTATATTTTTCAGACCAGCAGTGCGTTATATATTCTGTTCAGAAACTGAACGCAGCAACAATTTCCCCTGATGGAATCTGCTCGCTCCAATTGGTTTGCCTCGAGCGAGGAGGAGTTATTTTTGACTAGGCGCCTGTAAAATAAACAAGTGGGTGTAGCGCCAGCATCGCCACATGGTATAAATATAAGGGCTTTAACTCTCTGAACCAAGACGAAACACACTATTATTTAGTAGTAGCTGTCTGGAAAAACGGTATTAGTCTATATTATTAGGTTATAATTTAACAGAAATTTACTTTTGGGCTCGTGTTTTGAGGTAAGGCCAATTGCGTGTATAATGAATggatgcttgtttgtttgttactaGAGTTTGGCAGCAGAAGTCGTAGATGTGTTTTGTTAGTTATGCTGTTTTATACCGTGTTTCCTGGTTTTCAAAAACAGCTGCGCACTGTTTGTCAGAAGTGTGTAACTCTAAGTATATTTACGGATTTCAAACTGTTTTTAGTTTGATTAGCAGTGTTTTTTAAGGgggtatgactattattattaacagatgcgTGCacactttttttcagtttttaatttaaagagTAATCATGATATATGGATAATTGATAAAGCAGTCGGTACTAAAGCAAATAGCTGGGTGTGATTTAACGGTACTTTCTTTGATACCAGTACGAGCAATTATTTGAAAcatatttaacaatgtttttgcAGGACGTTGTGGGGTTATCTAAAGATAATATCCCATGTACTGTATCTCAGTTATACTTTTGTGCCATATTGTATGGCATTTTAAAGCTAATGAATCGTACTGTGAATAAACTATAGAGAGGGTAGGgtatttgtttagttttcaaGTGCTTCCCCTTTTAGACATtagttcttttatttttgttattttgacaatttcACAAAACCTTAAGTACtgatgttgatttaaaaaaaaaaaaaaaaaaaaaaaaaaaaaaaggcaatgcaattcattcttggaTGCACCTTGTTGTGGACATGGTCCAAAAGTACTGCAGAGTAAAGTATTATAAGGATTGCCAAGATTTAATAATGTAAAACCCTAATTGAATTCAACTAACTGGGTGCGTAGTGGCATCACAACTCCAGCCTCGATCCTGGAGAAGGTGTATTTGGGGAACTCGGATGACAAGTGGTCAGTTGGGCCACCTCCGTTTGGGGTATAATGTTATCTGATAAACTTATGGAAAAAAAACTGTGTAATTTTACAGGTCCAATGGAGAGACTTTTTTAAAATTGGGTGATATGTTGATGCTTTGTGGGTTTTACAACACAACCTACAGCACTTTGAACTGGaagtgattactgtactgtaagtcCCGTACAGCAACCACCCTTTGCAGTCATGGATTCTTAAGGATCTCTGCATCAGTTGACGAAAGCATTGCCCTGACTGTGTGGTCTTTTTGGAAGTCCAGAAAGTGTCTCTCTGAGTGTGCTTATTTCCATTGCCTGTCTTCAGACCTGTAAGGAAAGACTGTacttaataataattttttttttttttcttaaagcaaaAATTCTCAACCATATGAACTTGTACAATGGGAATGTTTTCCTGTTCTCCTCTGCTATATATGGCTTGTGCTAGGCAAACTCAGTGACATTAcaatgttattcattttttttttattatttgaaagaatatttgtAAATTGAAACCTGCAGCCCCCTCCACCCTCTGGATCCCCGCGAGGATTCAATTTCAGTGATCATTTTAAGTAACAATTGAAAAATACTAGAATTGTGAAATTAAAGCAGAAATGTCAACTATAATTCCCCATACATTGTATCGAGCTCGATGGAAAGTGCCAACAGTGACTGAAACCCATGATCTCAAAgcgatagataaatagatagatattaaATTCTATAGATTATTCATTCTTATTCTACTGCTGTTTCTTAgcctttcagttttttttttttttttttttttttttttttacagtatttctgctctgatggcattgtttttttaaacgcCCCAAATAGAATATACCTCTGGCAATAAAACTAAAACCACAAGCTCCGTGGTCCTGGCTACTTCCTTTAATGGAGTCTTCCTGTTGCACAGCTGTTATTTAGCCTGGAGCAGAACAATATTGTGACTCCTCAAAACTTGGACCGTTGATTTGTTTTCATGAAgtaatatcatttttatatatattttttgtaatagttgtgtgttttttttttctatttaactgCCATATGGACTCTTTAGTGTGAACAGTTTTCACTATTCCCTTGATTGGCAAATGTTCTCAATAATAGAGTAATAATTTGGCAACTAAATTTGGTGTTGTGAAACATTTTAGTTGCAAAAGAAAAATTGCAAAGTCATGTCTTTATTTGAATAATAGTGACTCAACCATGTGATATTTTACTGAATGTCAAACCACTAGGTAAAGGTCAAAATGGCATTACTATGACCCTTTCAAACCCTGTAAAGCTTTGCTTTGATCACCTGACGGCTCAAGGTCATGTATACAGCATAGCCAATGAATCTATAGAAGTCTTCAGTAAATGGTAGtgtttaagcttttttttaataatctctaACTTCTGTCATTTCTTCTGCTTGGTGGTGAAAGGAGGTAACTATGGGACATCTCTCTGTTCTCCTCCTCGTCGGAGTGGCAGTGTCTTCTGTCTGCTCCCAGTACTCCGGAGAGTCTGGCTCCGACATTGGGATCCAAGTCTTCGATCAGATTGCGAAATCCAGACCGCAGGACAATCTCGTCATGTCTCCTCACGGGATAGCCAACGTGCTTGGAATGCTGCAGCTTGGAGCAGAAGGAAAGACCAAGAAGCAGCTTGTGACCGCTATGAGATACAATGTGAACGGTAAAATATTATTCTGAGATTAACCTTCTGGAGACAAGCAGAGTGCCAGCAGTCCAGAGCAGTGCCTTGTTGCTTTTCTTTAGCACTCCCTGGaacattaaatgtttattttctttaaaataagagATGGCTTTTGGAAATGGTGATATTGAGTCTTTGAGGAAAATTAGTTTTCAAATGGTCCCAGACATATTTTGAAAActaaagtatttcatttttttttttaatgtgttttttttaaatcttgtcaTCTTGTCATTAAGTAATCTAGACAGGATAAATCCAGGCATTTCTTAGTCACAGTTAGAGGTAGGaagaaactctttttttttttttttttttttctccaattgaATTCACCTGTGGGGAactccagcccccccccccccttattagTAACTGGTTTAATTTGGGATACAACTGTCATTTGTAATTgtgacctatttatttattttgtgtttctttttttttttttaaggatctgCTAAAATGCTGAAAAGGCTACAGAAGAGCCTAGCCTCTGGGAAGAATAAAGACCTTGTTACCATAGCCAATGCAATGTTTGCACAGAGCGGTTTTAAAATGGAAGATGCCTTTGTCTCCAAGAACAGAGAAGTGTTTTGGTGTGAAAGCAGAAGTTTGGATTTTAATGACCCTAAACATGCCGCAGCTTCCGTCAATGACTGGGTTGCAAATCGAACCAGGGGTACGTTCAGACTGTTCAAGTTAGATTgagaacataaaaataaaaaaaataaaaaccttaagAGAATGaacaagcgagaggaggccattcagcccatcagtgcctACAGTAGTAGCTAGTTGAATTCAAAGCTTTTTCACATCAAGTTTTAAAGGTTCCCAGTGATTCAATATCATCAACATAGGAACGTTCCAAGTCTGTCTCCATTTAATTTcctttggtcctggtttctgtgctgcttgGATTGGGCTGGCTTGGGTTAATTTGGTCCACTCAttgtaagattttaaagacttaagATACATTTTTAGTATGGTACTTTTTATACTGCATACAGTATATTGGTAAGCATCCAAAAAGCTGCTTATAAAATTGACTCTGTGGTCTCTGGGCAAAAATTAGAAACTCCCAGAGCATGGCAAGTAAGTTTTACTTTAATATAAAAATTCCAGTCACCAGTTTGAAGCAACTGTTAAAGCCACAGAGATCGTCAAGAGCTGAacattaattgttttgttttttaccccAGTGATAGCTAAGACATACAtttataaacacttttttttttttttttttttttcttcctgtctgGAGAAAAAGTTGGTATAATAACGCATTTGGTTTCAGGGCACATATTACACAGCTGTCATTAAGTAACTATTTGAAACTACTTTTTATTTATAGGGTCACTATACTGAAAATATTAAGCAATTAACTTGGTATCTACTGGATCGATCAACCTCCTGCTCTCCATCCACCGCTTTGCAGTAAGCTTCTTTCAATGGGAGAAGGGTGGTTTAGCCACCAGTCTACTAGCAATGCTAGCCCGTGTCCTACCAGCACTAATAACTTCCCCTGAAAAACGAGGCAGAGGCCAGTAAAGTCACTCTGTTTGTTTTATCATGAGTGTGCATTATCAGAGAAAGCATTGCAATCTATCAAGTTATCAGTCTCATTTTGAATGTCCAGTTCtataaatgttgtgttttttttttttgtttttttttctgcaatagtTATTGAGGCAATGAGAGAGGGACTAAGGTCTCCTGTACAATTTGTGAAAGTAAATTAACCATAGTCACAGTTCTGAATTTATAATgatctagatatatatatatattgtttttttaccTCACTCCCCGTTTACCAGGTATGATTGAGAACCTCATATCTCCTGACATGCTTAGTAGTGCCCTAACAAGGCTAGTAGCGGTGAATGCCATTTActtcaaaggcatgtggaaatcTCGGTTTCAGCCCAGGAACACAAAGAAGCGCAATTTTAATGGTGGAGATGGGCAAGTACACCAAGTGCCCATGATGTCACAGCTGTCTGTATTCAACATTGGTAAGTcttgtgttttttatgtttgtttgtttgtttgttttttaaatatttgtttgtgtatatatatataatatgggaATGTCTCATTAATTCTCCCTTTCTGGTGTCAAGCAATAAAGAATTCAAAATCTGTAGTAAAATGTTatgcagctttatttattttaatttgttctgcatatatatatatatatatatatatatatatataatttataaccGAGTGTTGATGGTATCATTCGAATGTTGAATGTACTTGTTTTTATAGGCTCAACAAGTACCCCTGATGGTTTGCAATACACAGTCATTGAGCTGCCTTACCATGGAAACAGTATGAGTATGTTAATTGCCTTGCCCATGGAAGACAGCACCCCTCTGTCAGCTATCATTCCTCACATCAGCACAAAAACTATTCAGAGCTGGATGGAACGGATGCGCCAAAGAAAGGTTCGGCTGGTCATTCCGAAGTAGGTTCTGGGTCGTCTTATTAAACCTACCTTTTATATTTGGAACAGGGATAGTGTAAAAACAAAATCCTACCCAGGAATCTACAATCCTAGATTACAGCAGACAACACACAGGCATGATTTTCTAACAGGCTATAGGGCCCAC
The DNA window shown above is from Acipenser ruthenus chromosome 17, fAciRut3.2 maternal haplotype, whole genome shotgun sequence and carries:
- the LOC117422934 gene encoding glia-derived nexin isoform X1 — protein: MGRYLRSVSYSAETDHFIQSSIEEVTMGHLSVLLLVGVAVSSVCSQYSGESGSDIGIQVFDQIAKSRPQDNLVMSPHGIANVLGMLQLGAEGKTKKQLVTAMRYNVNGSAKMLKRLQKSLASGKNKDLVTIANAMFAQSGFKMEDAFVSKNREVFWCESRSLDFNDPKHAAASVNDWVANRTRGMIENLISPDMLSSALTRLVAVNAIYFKGMWKSRFQPRNTKKRNFNGGDGQVHQVPMMSQLSVFNIGSTSTPDGLQYTVIELPYHGNSMSMLIALPMEDSTPLSAIIPHISTKTIQSWMERMRQRKVRLVIPKFTAEAETDLKAPLLALGITDMFHQEKANFRSITKSEQLSVSKALQKARIEVNEDGTKASAATAAILMARSSPPWVIVDRPFLFFVRHNPTGTVLFMGQINKP
- the LOC117422934 gene encoding glia-derived nexin isoform X2; amino-acid sequence: MGHLSVLLLVGVAVSSVCSQYSGESGSDIGIQVFDQIAKSRPQDNLVMSPHGIANVLGMLQLGAEGKTKKQLVTAMRYNVNGSAKMLKRLQKSLASGKNKDLVTIANAMFAQSGFKMEDAFVSKNREVFWCESRSLDFNDPKHAAASVNDWVANRTRGMIENLISPDMLSSALTRLVAVNAIYFKGMWKSRFQPRNTKKRNFNGGDGQVHQVPMMSQLSVFNIGSTSTPDGLQYTVIELPYHGNSMSMLIALPMEDSTPLSAIIPHISTKTIQSWMERMRQRKVRLVIPKFTAEAETDLKAPLLALGITDMFHQEKANFRSITKSEQLSVSKALQKARIEVNEDGTKASAATAAILMARSSPPWVIVDRPFLFFVRHNPTGTVLFMGQINKP